The following proteins are encoded in a genomic region of Sulfurimonas sp. HSL3-7:
- a CDS encoding cytochrome b/b6 domain-containing protein: MEPQFTRLYRIWHWTMALSVIGLLFTVLLRKTFLSWHTNAALIQSKLAETGTEITAETAKMIAKAIRAPMWEWHYIFGLFLGISIVIRIYMILAKQAKFPLFELLRAPKEEKLKRGVHLFLCFVIMVMALTGATLYFYEPLGFTKEGIGWVKELHEISMYGVLGLVVLHLGGVFRHEITTKEGIVSKMIHGDD; this comes from the coding sequence ATGGAACCTCAATTCACACGGTTGTACCGCATTTGGCACTGGACGATGGCACTTTCGGTCATAGGGCTGCTTTTTACCGTCTTGTTACGCAAGACCTTTTTGAGCTGGCATACCAATGCTGCCCTGATCCAGAGCAAGCTGGCCGAGACCGGTACCGAGATAACGGCTGAGACGGCGAAGATGATCGCCAAGGCGATCCGCGCACCGATGTGGGAGTGGCACTATATCTTCGGTCTTTTCCTGGGTATCTCAATAGTGATACGCATCTATATGATACTGGCTAAACAGGCGAAGTTCCCGCTCTTTGAACTGCTTCGGGCACCGAAAGAGGAGAAACTGAAACGTGGCGTCCATCTCTTCCTCTGCTTCGTGATCATGGTGATGGCACTGACCGGTGCGACGCTCTACTTCTATGAACCGCTCGGTTTTACAAAAGAGGGGATCGGATGGGTCAAAGAACTCCATGAGATCAGTATGTACGGCGTTCTAGGGCTGGTCGTCCTGCACCTCGGCGGCGTCTTCCGCCACGAGATCACGACCAAAGAGGGGATCGTCTCCAAGATGATCCACGGAGACGACTAG
- a CDS encoding response regulator transcription factor translates to MAKKILLLEDDTLLAETLQELLSSEGYEVTLVPDGGAAADASYDTPFDLYIFDINVPEINGLELLEGLRGAEDKTPAIFISALVDLDSITKGFEVGADDYIKKPFFPEELLLRVNAKLAPKAPSAIRYGDLEFDPRKKLLRKEGRVLALGEVQEKLFELFIHNIGQVIDKDILMESLEKPSPTALRVALTKLKQTTGLDIKNLRGVGYILEPR, encoded by the coding sequence ATGGCTAAAAAAATACTTTTATTGGAAGACGACACACTATTAGCAGAGACACTGCAAGAGCTCCTGAGCAGCGAGGGGTATGAAGTCACACTGGTCCCCGACGGCGGGGCAGCGGCTGATGCCTCGTATGATACGCCGTTTGACCTCTATATCTTTGATATCAATGTCCCCGAGATCAACGGGCTTGAGCTTTTAGAGGGCCTGCGGGGGGCGGAAGACAAGACGCCGGCTATCTTTATCAGTGCACTGGTCGACCTTGACTCCATCACCAAGGGCTTTGAAGTCGGGGCCGATGATTACATCAAAAAGCCCTTCTTTCCCGAAGAGCTTCTCCTGCGGGTCAATGCCAAACTGGCACCAAAAGCACCTTCCGCTATCCGATACGGCGACCTTGAATTCGACCCCCGGAAAAAGCTGCTTCGTAAAGAGGGGCGGGTGCTTGCGCTCGGCGAGGTACAGGAGAAGCTTTTTGAGCTCTTCATCCATAATATCGGTCAGGTCATCGACAAAGATATTCTGATGGAGAGCCTTGAAAAACCTTCGCCGACGGCACTCCGTGTTGCCCTGACCAAGCTCAAACAGACCACCGGGCTCGACATAAAAAACCTTCGCGGTGTAGGATACATTCTTGAGCCGCGTTGA
- a CDS encoding HAMP domain-containing sensor histidine kinase, protein MSRVELESFLKGFLLFFASLSILITTLFYISYTKELKTLDDTLFSEMRLCSFNLKCERYAIDFVPLKNQTLYTLYKDDSGLYSYFPIPGANDYLMELHLSAEAYNNARQALQDEALLEFAAVITVVLILSVIFSLYAIYPLRNALLLTREFIKDILHDFNTPLAALRLNSAMLKREIGENDKITRIEQSVQNVLDLQQHLRSYLHDHTGQKELIDLKLLISERVSMLEKSYPDIHFGLTIEKVNIMTNRKAFTRIIDNLLTNAAKYNKPHGSVDIIFERNRSTLRIVDTGKGIKNPKRIFERFYKEQERGIGIGLHIVKKLSDELGIKTRVESEIGQGTIFSLDLSSLTVG, encoded by the coding sequence TTGAGCCGCGTTGAGCTGGAGTCCTTTCTAAAGGGGTTTCTCCTTTTTTTCGCCTCTTTGAGCATCCTGATCACAACACTCTTTTACATCAGCTATACCAAAGAGCTCAAGACACTTGACGACACCCTTTTCTCAGAGATGCGCCTCTGCAGTTTCAACCTGAAATGCGAACGTTATGCGATCGACTTTGTTCCTTTGAAGAATCAGACCCTCTACACCCTTTACAAAGACGACAGCGGCCTTTACAGCTACTTTCCTATTCCAGGTGCAAACGATTATCTTATGGAGTTGCACCTCTCTGCCGAAGCGTATAACAATGCACGTCAGGCGCTGCAGGATGAAGCGCTCCTGGAGTTTGCTGCGGTCATCACGGTCGTCTTGATCCTCTCCGTCATCTTTTCACTCTACGCCATCTACCCGCTTCGAAACGCCCTCTTGCTTACCCGGGAGTTCATTAAAGACATACTGCACGATTTCAACACCCCGCTCGCCGCCCTGCGCCTTAACAGCGCTATGCTCAAGCGCGAGATCGGCGAGAACGACAAGATAACGCGTATTGAACAGAGTGTACAGAATGTCCTGGACCTTCAGCAGCACCTGCGTTCCTATCTGCATGATCATACCGGCCAGAAAGAGCTTATTGACCTCAAACTACTCATCAGCGAGAGAGTCTCGATGCTGGAAAAAAGCTATCCCGATATTCACTTCGGACTGACCATAGAAAAAGTCAATATCATGACCAACAGAAAGGCCTTTACCCGTATCATCGACAATCTCCTGACCAATGCCGCCAAGTACAACAAGCCGCACGGTTCTGTTGATATAATATTCGAACGAAACCGTTCAACCCTCCGTATTGTCGATACAGGGAAGGGGATAAAAAACCCAAAACGCATCTTTGAACGCTTCTATAAAGAGCAGGAACGCGGTATCGGTATCGGCCTGCATATCGTTAAAAAGCTCTCCGACGAATTGGGTATTAAAACCAGGGTGGAGAGTGAAATTGGGCAGGGGACCATCTTCAGTCTGGATCTCTCGTCGCTTACAGTCGGCTAA